The following coding sequences lie in one Silvanigrella aquatica genomic window:
- a CDS encoding flagellin has product MGLRVQTNISSINAQRNLNVSTLLLAKHTERVASGYRINKAADDAAGLAISEKLRSQVRGLIQARRNTNDGISLIQTAEGGLQEISTMLIRLKELSVQAASDTIGDLERGHIQKEFVALKDEIDRIATSTEFNGTRLLTGIAEIPAVLKENSNLPPLEIQVGASYYKDVDDLYTVRNPTHIIRINLEKINALTGGEGSLEIGSATDEEGTRVDKKVFAQKSMQRLDQAIDKVNEYRAILGAIQNRMEHTVANTSVTIENLEAAKSRIKDADYAEESSQVVQQGILQKAGISVLSQANQIPEMALKLLG; this is encoded by the coding sequence ATGGGATTGAGAGTCCAAACCAACATAAGTTCGATTAATGCACAAAGGAACTTAAACGTGTCTACACTTTTGCTAGCAAAACACACCGAAAGAGTTGCCAGTGGTTATCGAATAAATAAAGCAGCCGACGATGCAGCAGGGCTCGCTATTTCGGAAAAATTACGTTCCCAAGTCAGAGGTTTAATTCAAGCACGACGCAATACCAACGATGGCATTAGCTTAATTCAAACAGCAGAAGGGGGACTTCAAGAAATATCCACTATGCTTATTCGTTTGAAAGAACTTTCTGTACAAGCCGCCAGCGATACCATTGGCGATTTAGAACGAGGTCATATTCAAAAAGAATTTGTTGCCCTCAAGGATGAAATCGATCGCATTGCCACTTCGACCGAATTCAATGGCACCCGCCTTTTAACAGGTATTGCAGAAATTCCCGCTGTTTTAAAAGAAAACAGCAACCTCCCGCCCTTGGAAATTCAGGTGGGTGCTTCATACTATAAAGATGTTGATGACCTGTACACCGTCCGCAATCCGACACATATCATTCGAATTAACCTTGAGAAAATCAACGCGTTAACAGGTGGTGAAGGCTCACTCGAAATTGGAAGCGCAACGGATGAAGAGGGGACACGGGTGGATAAAAAAGTTTTTGCACAAAAGAGTATGCAGAGACTCGATCAAGCTATAGATAAAGTAAATGAATACCGTGCCATATTAGGCGCTATTCAGAATAGAATGGAACACACCGTGGCTAACACAAGTGTGACCATCGAAAACTTAGAAGCCGCAAAGTCCAGAATAAAAGATGCCGATTATGCCGAAGAAAGCTCACAAGTTGTACAGCAGGGAATATTACAAAAAGCGGGAATTTCTGTTCTTTCACAAGCAAATCAAATACCAGAAATGGCTCTGAAGCTTTTAGGTTGA